The Ornithinibacillus sp. 4-3 region AAAATACTTACGTTCTACTTGAATAATTGCATAATTTAAGCTATTCCTTTTCATTTCTTCCACCTATTCTAATCATTTTCAGACATTGTTTTTATTTCATGAATGATACCTGTTATGATAATAACCTCAGGATGAATAAGCTTTAATTCTAAATCATTTCCATTAATTAAAAAGATATGTTGATTTGCTTTTATTTGCACTTGTTGCTCTGTAAAATGATGTAAACCATGATGATTTTCAATAATAACTTGCTGTGTTCCAATCATT contains the following coding sequences:
- the yqfC gene encoding sporulation protein YqfC, giving the protein MKKIWTQFQSTMLKTFDLPADFIQNTPKVTMIGTQQVIIENHHGLHHFTEQQVQIKANQHIFLINGNDLELKLIHPEVIIITGIIHEIKTMSEND